A stretch of Mesoplodon densirostris isolate mMesDen1 chromosome 7, mMesDen1 primary haplotype, whole genome shotgun sequence DNA encodes these proteins:
- the MADD gene encoding MAP kinase-activating death domain protein isoform X48 has protein sequence MVQKKKSCPRLLDYLVIVGARHPSSDSVAQTPELLRRYPLEDHAEFPLPPDVVFFCQPEGCLSVRQRRMSLREDTSFVFTLTDKDTGVTRYGICVNFYRSFQKRMPKEKGEAGAGSRGKEGPHATCISEEVGTESSESGPSLQPPRADSTPDVNQSPRGKRRAKAESRSRNSTLTSLCVLSHYPFFSTFRECLYTLKRLVDCCSERLLGKKLGIPRGIQRDTMWRIFTGSLLVEEKSSALLHDLREIEAWIYRLLHSPVPVSGQKRVDIEVLPQELQQALTFALPDPSRFTLVDFPLHLPLELLGVDACLQVLTCILLEHKVVLQSRDYNALSMSVMAFVAMIYPLEYMFPVIPLLPTCMASAEQLLLAPTPYIIGVPASFFLYKLDFKMPDDVWLVDLDSSRVIAPTNAEVLPILPEPESLELKKHLKQALASMSLNTQPILNLEKFHEGQEIPLLLGRPSNDLQSTPSTEFNPLIYGNDVDSVDVATRVAMVRFFNSPNVLQGFQMHTRTLRLFPRPVVAFQAGSFLASRPRQTPFAEKLARTQAVEYFGEWILNPTNYAFQRIHNNTFDPALIGDKPKWYTHQLQPVHYRVYDSSSHLAEALSVPPEHDSDSDPTDDSGSDSMDYDDSSSSYSSLGDFVSEMMKCDINGDTPNVDPLTYAALGDASEVAIDELQSQKEAGEPGPDGENSQENLPLRSSSSTTASSSPSTVIHGASSEPADSMEMDDKAAVGVSKSLPSVPPGIGKANVDRRQTETGEGLKLASDSDAESDSRASSPTSTVSNNSTEGFGGIMSFASSLYRNHSTSFSLSNLTLPTKGAREKTTPFPSLKGNRRALVDQKSSVIKHSPTVKREPPSPQGRSSNSSENQQFLKEVVHSVLDGQGVGWLNTKKVRRLLESEQLRVFVLSKLNRTVQSEDEARQDIIPDVEISRKVYKGMLDLLKCTVLSLEQSYTHAGLGGMASIFALLEIAQTHYYSKEPDKRKRSPTESVYTPIGKDPGLAGRGDPKAMAQLRVPQLGPRAASASGRSPKELDTRSLKEENFVASIGPEVTKPTFDLGETEEKKSQVSADSGVSLTSGPQRTDPDSVIGVSPAVMIRSSSQDSEVSTVVSNSSGETLGADSDLSSNAGDGPGGEGSTHLAGSRGALSDSEIETNSATSALFGKAHSLKPSVKEKLVGSPVRFSEDVSQRVYLYEGLLGRDKGSMWDQLEDAAMETFSISKERSTLWDQMQFWEDAFLDAVMLEREGMGMDQGPQEMIDRYLSLGEHDRKRLEDDEDRLLATLLHNLISYMLLMKVNKNDIRKKVRRLMGKSHIGLVYSQQINEVLDQLANLNGRDLSIRSSGSRHMKKQTFVVHAGTDTNGDIFFMEVCDDCVVLRSNIGTVYERWWYEKLINMTYCPKTKVLCLWRRNGSETQLNKFYTKKCRELYYCVKDSMERAAARQQSIKPGPELGGEFPVQDMKTGEGGLLQVTLEGINLKFMHNQFLKLKKW, from the exons ATGGTGCAAAAGAAGAAGTCCTGTCCTCGGTTACTTGACTACCTAGTGATCGTAGGGGCCAG GCACCCGAGCAGTGATAGCGTggcccagactccagaactgctACGGCGATACCCGTTAGAGGATCACGCCGAGTTTCCCCTGCCCCCGGATGTCGTGTTCTTCTGCCAGCCGGAGGGCTGCCTGAGTGTGCGACAACGGCGCATGAGCCTGCGCGAGGACACCTCTTTTGTCTTCACTCTCACCGACAAGGACACCGGAGTCACGCGTTATGGCATCTGTGTTAACTTCTACCGCTCCTTCCAAAAGCGCATGCCTAAGGAAAAGGGGGAGGCCGGGGCAGGGTCCCGTGGGAAGGAAGGACCCCATGCCACCTGCATCTCAGAAGAGGTTGGCACCGAGAGCTCGGAGAGTGGCCCGTCCCTGCAGCCTCCCCGTGCCGACTCTACCCCGGATGTGAACCAGTCTCCTCGGGGCAAACGCCGGGCCAAGGCGGAGAGCCGTTCCCGCAACAGCACTCTGACGTCCCTGTGTGTGCTCAGCCATTACCCCTTCTTCTCCACCTTCCGAGAGTGTCTGTACACCCTCAAACGTCTGGTGGACTGCTGTAGTGAGCGACTGCTGGGCAAGAAACTGGGCATCCCTCGAGGCATACAAAG GGACACCATGTGGCGCATCTTTACTGGATCGCTGTTAGTGGAGGAGAAGTCCAGTGCCCTTCTGCACGACCTTCGAGAGATTGAGGCCTGGATCTATCGATTGCTGCACTCCCCAGTACCCGTCTCAGGGCAGAAGCGAGTGGACATTGAGGTCCTGCCCCAGGAGCTCCAGCAAGCTCTGACCTTTGCTCTTCCAGACCCCTCTCGATTCACCCTAGTGGATTTCCCACTGCACCTTCCCTTGGAACTTCTGGGTGTGGATGCCTGTCTTCAGGTGCTAACCTGCATCCTGTTAGAGCACAAG GTGGTGCTGCAGTCCCGAGACTACAATGCACTCTCCATGTCTGTGATGGCATTTGTGGCAATGATTTATCCCTTGGAGTATATGTTTCCTGTTATCCCACTGCTGCCCACCTGCATGGCGTCCGCAGAACAG CTGTTGTTGGCTCCAACACCGTACATCATCGGGGTCCCTGCCAGCTTCTTCCTCTACAAACTGGACTTCAAAATGCCTGATGATGTATGGCTAGTGGATCTGGACAGCAGTAGG GTGATTGCCCCCACCAATGCAGAAGTGCTACCTATCCTTCCAGAACCAGAATCATTAGAGttgaaaaaacatttaaaacag GCCCTCGCCAGCATGAGTCTCAACACCCAGCCCATCCTCAATCTGGAGAAATTCCACGAAGGCCAGGAGATCCCTCTTCTCTTGGGAAGGCCTTCTAATGACCTGCAGTCTACACCGTCCACTGAATTCAACCCACTCATCTATGGCAACGATGTGGATTCTGTGGATGTCGCAACCAG AGTGGCCATGGTCCGTTTCTTCAACTCCCCCAACGTGCTGCAGGGCTTTCAGATGCACACACGTACCCTGCGTCTCTTCCCCCGGCCCGTGGTAGCTTTCCAAGCTGGCTCCTTTCTAGCCTCACGTCCCCGGCAGACTCCTTTTGCTGAGAAACTGGCCAGGACTCAGGCTGTGGAGTACTTTGGAGAATGGATCCTCAACCCCACCAACTATGCCTTTCAGCGGATTCACAACA ACACGTTCGATCCAGCCCTGATAGGCGACAAGCCGAAGTGGTACACCCACCAGCTGCAGCCTGTCCACTATCGAGTGTATGACAGCAGTTCCCATCTGGCCGAGGCGCTGAGCGTGCCGCCGGAGCACGactctgactctgaccctactGATGACAG CGGCAGTGATAGTATGGATTATGATGACTCAAGCTCTTCTTACTCTTCCCTTGGTGACTTTGTCAGTGAGATGATGAAATGTGACATCAATGGTGATACTCCTA ACGTGGATCCTCTGACATACGCGGCACTGGGGGATGCCAGTGAGGTAGCTATTGATGAGCTGCAGAGCCAGAAGGAAGCAGGGGAACCTGGCCCAGACGGCGAGAACTCTCAGGAAAACCTCCCTCTGCGTTCCAGCTCCAGCACCACcgccagcagtagccccagcacCGTTATCCATGGAGCCAGTTCT GAACCTGCCGACTCAATGGAGATGGATGATAAGGCAGCAGTAGGCGTCTCCAAGTCCCTCCCCAGCGTGCCTCCCGGCATTGGCAAAGCGAACGTGGACAGGCGTCAGACAGAAACTGGAGAGGG CTTGAAGCTGGCAAGTGACTCAGATGCAGAGTCAGACTCTCGAGCGAGCTCGCCCACCTCCACCGTCTCCAACAACAGCACTGAGGGCTTCGGGGGCATCATGTCTTTTGCCA GCAGCCTGTATCGGAACCACAGTACGAGCTTCAGTCTTTCAAATCTCACACTGCCTACCAAAGGAGCGCGAGAGAAAACCACGCCCTTCCCCAGTCTGAAAG GAAACAGGAGGGCCTTGGTGGACCAGAAGTCATCGGTCATTAAACACAGCCCAACAGTGAAAAGAGAGCCTCCATCACCTCAGGGCCGATCCAGCAATTCTAg TGAGAACCAGCAGTTCCTGAAGGAGGTGGTGCACAGCGTGCTGGACGGCCAGGGGGTTGGCTGGCTCAACACGAAGAAGGTGCGACGGCTGCTGGAGAGCGAGCAGCTGAGAGTCTTTGTCCTGAGCAAGCTGAACCGCACGGTGCAGTCAGAGGACGAGGCCCGGCAGGACATCATCCCAGATGTG GAGATCAGTCGGAAGGTGTACAAGGGCATGTTAGACCTGCTCAAGTGCACGGTCCTCAGTCTGGAGCAGTCCTACACCCACGCAGGTCTGGGTGGCATGGCCAGCATCTTTGCACTTCTGGAGATCGCCCAGACCCACTACTATAGTAAAG AACCAGATAAGCGGAAGAGAAGTCCAACAGAGAGTGTATATACACCAATTGGCAAGGATCCTGGCCTGGCTGGGCGGGGGGACCCAAAGGCCATGGCACAGCTGAGAGTCCCCCAGCTGGGACCTCGGGCAGCAAGTGCCTCGGGAAGGAGTCCCAAGGAACTGGACACCAGAAGTCTAAAGGAGGAGAACTTTGTAGCATCTATCG GGCCTGAAGTAACCAAACCCACCTTTGACCTTGGTGAGACAGAGGAGAAGAAGTCCCAAGTCAGCGCAGACAGTGGTGTGAGCCTGACATCTGGTCCCCAG AGGACTGATCCAGATTCTGTCATTGGTGTGAGTCCAGCCGTTATGATCCGAAGCTCAAGTCAGGACTCTGAAGTTAGCACCGTG gtGAGTAATAGCTCTGGAGAGACCCTTGGAGCAGACAGTGACCTGAGCAGCAATGCAGGTGATGGACCAGGCGGTGAGGGCAGCACCCACTTGGCGGGCTCTAGAGGCGCGTTGTCTGATAGTGAAATTGAAACCAACTCTGCCACCAGTGCTCTCTTT GGTAAAGCCCACAGCTTGAAGCCAAGTGTAAAGGAGAAGCTGGTGGGCAGCCCAGTTCGCTTTTCTGAAGATGTAAGCCAGCGAGTCTATCTCTACGAGGGACTCCTAG GAAGGGACAAAGGATCGATGTGGGACCAGTTAGAGGATGCTGCCATGGAGACCTTTTCTATAA GCAAAGAGCGTTCTACTTTATGGGACCAAATGCAGTTCTGGGAAGATGCGTTCTTAGATGCTGTGATGTTGGAGAGAGAAGGGATGGGTATGGACCAGGGTCCCCAGGAAATGATAGACAG GTACCTGTCCCTAGGAGAACATGACCGGAAGCGCCTAGAGGATGATGAGGATCGTTTGCTGGCCACGCTCCTGCACAACCTCATCTCCTACATGCTGCTGATGAAG GTAAATAAGAATGATATCCGGAAGAAGGTGAGGCGCCTGATGGGAAAGTCGCATATTGGGCTTGTGTACAGCCAGCAAATCAACGAAGTGCTTGACCAGCTGGCAAACCTG AACGGACGAGATCTCTCTATCCGGTCCAGTGGCAGCCGGCACATGAAGAAGCAGACATTTGTGGTACATGCGGGGACAGACACAAATGGAGATATCTTTTTCATGGAG GTGTGTGACGACTGCGTAGTGCTGCGTAGTAACATTGGGACCGTGTACGAGCGCTGGTGGTACGAGAAGCTCATCAACATGACCTACTGTCCCAAGACCAAGGTGCTATGCTTGTGGCGTAGAAACGGCTCTGAGACCCAGCTCAACAAATTCTATACTAAGAAG TGTCGGGAGCTGTACTACTGCGTGAAGGACAGCATGGAGCGTGCCGCCGCCCGACAGCAGAGCATCAAACCCG GGCCAGAGCTGGGCGGCGAGTTCCCTGTGCAGGACATGAAGACTGGCGAGGGTGGCTTGCTGCAGGTCACCCTAGAAGGGATCAACCTCAAGTTCATGCACAACCAG TTCCTGAAATTAAAGAAGTGGTGA
- the MADD gene encoding MAP kinase-activating death domain protein isoform X46, with the protein MVQKKKSCPRLLDYLVIVGARHPSSDSVAQTPELLRRYPLEDHAEFPLPPDVVFFCQPEGCLSVRQRRMSLREDTSFVFTLTDKDTGVTRYGICVNFYRSFQKRMPKEKGEAGAGSRGKEGPHATCISEEVGTESSESGPSLQPPRADSTPDVNQSPRGKRRAKAESRSRNSTLTSLCVLSHYPFFSTFRECLYTLKRLVDCCSERLLGKKLGIPRGIQRDTMWRIFTGSLLVEEKSSALLHDLREIEAWIYRLLHSPVPVSGQKRVDIEVLPQELQQALTFALPDPSRFTLVDFPLHLPLELLGVDACLQVLTCILLEHKVVLQSRDYNALSMSVMAFVAMIYPLEYMFPVIPLLPTCMASAEQLLLAPTPYIIGVPASFFLYKLDFKMPDDVWLVDLDSSRVIAPTNAEVLPILPEPESLELKKHLKQALASMSLNTQPILNLEKFHEGQEIPLLLGRPSNDLQSTPSTEFNPLIYGNDVDSVDVATRVAMVRFFNSPNVLQGFQMHTRTLRLFPRPVVAFQAGSFLASRPRQTPFAEKLARTQAVEYFGEWILNPTNYAFQRIHNNTFDPALIGDKPKWYTHQLQPVHYRVYDSSSHLAEALSVPPEHDSDSDPTDDSGSDSMDYDDSSSSYSSLGDFVSEMMKCDINGDTPNVDPLTYAALGDASEVAIDELQSQKEAGEPGPDGENSQENLPLRSSSSTTASSSPSTVIHGASSEPADSMEMDDKAAVGVSKSLPSVPPGIGKANVDRRQTETGEGSVRWRTYDNPYFEPQYGFPPEEDDDEQGESYTPRFSQHVSGNRAQKLLRPNSLKLASDSDAESDSRASSPTSTVSNNSTEGFGGIMSFASSLYRNHSTSFSLSNLTLPTKGAREKTTPFPSLKGNRRALVDQKSSVIKHSPTVKREPPSPQGRSSNSSENQQFLKEVVHSVLDGQGVGWLNTKKVRRLLESEQLRVFVLSKLNRTVQSEDEARQDIIPDVEISRKVYKGMLDLLKCTVLSLEQSYTHAGLGGMASIFALLEIAQTHYYSKEPDKRKRSPTESVYTPIGKDPGLAGRGDPKAMAQLRVPQLGPRAASASGRSPKELDTRSLKEENFVASIGPEVTKPTFDLGETEEKKSQVSADSGVSLTSGPQRTDPDSVIGVSPAVMIRSSSQDSEVSTVSNSSGETLGADSDLSSNAGDGPGGEGSTHLAGSRGALSDSEIETNSATSALFGKAHSLKPSVKEKLVGSPVRFSEDVSQRVYLYEGLLGRDKGSMWDQLEDAAMETFSISKERSTLWDQMQFWEDAFLDAVMLEREGMGMDQGPQEMIDRYLSLGEHDRKRLEDDEDRLLATLLHNLISYMLLMKVNKNDIRKKVRRLMGKSHIGLVYSQQINEVLDQLANLNGRDLSIRSSGSRHMKKQTFVVHAGTDTNGDIFFMEVCDDCVVLRSNIGTVYERWWYEKLINMTYCPKTKVLCLWRRNGSETQLNKFYTKKCRELYYCVKDSMERAAARQQSIKPGPELGGEFPVQDMKTGEGGLLQVTLEGINLKFMHNQFLKLKKW; encoded by the exons ATGGTGCAAAAGAAGAAGTCCTGTCCTCGGTTACTTGACTACCTAGTGATCGTAGGGGCCAG GCACCCGAGCAGTGATAGCGTggcccagactccagaactgctACGGCGATACCCGTTAGAGGATCACGCCGAGTTTCCCCTGCCCCCGGATGTCGTGTTCTTCTGCCAGCCGGAGGGCTGCCTGAGTGTGCGACAACGGCGCATGAGCCTGCGCGAGGACACCTCTTTTGTCTTCACTCTCACCGACAAGGACACCGGAGTCACGCGTTATGGCATCTGTGTTAACTTCTACCGCTCCTTCCAAAAGCGCATGCCTAAGGAAAAGGGGGAGGCCGGGGCAGGGTCCCGTGGGAAGGAAGGACCCCATGCCACCTGCATCTCAGAAGAGGTTGGCACCGAGAGCTCGGAGAGTGGCCCGTCCCTGCAGCCTCCCCGTGCCGACTCTACCCCGGATGTGAACCAGTCTCCTCGGGGCAAACGCCGGGCCAAGGCGGAGAGCCGTTCCCGCAACAGCACTCTGACGTCCCTGTGTGTGCTCAGCCATTACCCCTTCTTCTCCACCTTCCGAGAGTGTCTGTACACCCTCAAACGTCTGGTGGACTGCTGTAGTGAGCGACTGCTGGGCAAGAAACTGGGCATCCCTCGAGGCATACAAAG GGACACCATGTGGCGCATCTTTACTGGATCGCTGTTAGTGGAGGAGAAGTCCAGTGCCCTTCTGCACGACCTTCGAGAGATTGAGGCCTGGATCTATCGATTGCTGCACTCCCCAGTACCCGTCTCAGGGCAGAAGCGAGTGGACATTGAGGTCCTGCCCCAGGAGCTCCAGCAAGCTCTGACCTTTGCTCTTCCAGACCCCTCTCGATTCACCCTAGTGGATTTCCCACTGCACCTTCCCTTGGAACTTCTGGGTGTGGATGCCTGTCTTCAGGTGCTAACCTGCATCCTGTTAGAGCACAAG GTGGTGCTGCAGTCCCGAGACTACAATGCACTCTCCATGTCTGTGATGGCATTTGTGGCAATGATTTATCCCTTGGAGTATATGTTTCCTGTTATCCCACTGCTGCCCACCTGCATGGCGTCCGCAGAACAG CTGTTGTTGGCTCCAACACCGTACATCATCGGGGTCCCTGCCAGCTTCTTCCTCTACAAACTGGACTTCAAAATGCCTGATGATGTATGGCTAGTGGATCTGGACAGCAGTAGG GTGATTGCCCCCACCAATGCAGAAGTGCTACCTATCCTTCCAGAACCAGAATCATTAGAGttgaaaaaacatttaaaacag GCCCTCGCCAGCATGAGTCTCAACACCCAGCCCATCCTCAATCTGGAGAAATTCCACGAAGGCCAGGAGATCCCTCTTCTCTTGGGAAGGCCTTCTAATGACCTGCAGTCTACACCGTCCACTGAATTCAACCCACTCATCTATGGCAACGATGTGGATTCTGTGGATGTCGCAACCAG AGTGGCCATGGTCCGTTTCTTCAACTCCCCCAACGTGCTGCAGGGCTTTCAGATGCACACACGTACCCTGCGTCTCTTCCCCCGGCCCGTGGTAGCTTTCCAAGCTGGCTCCTTTCTAGCCTCACGTCCCCGGCAGACTCCTTTTGCTGAGAAACTGGCCAGGACTCAGGCTGTGGAGTACTTTGGAGAATGGATCCTCAACCCCACCAACTATGCCTTTCAGCGGATTCACAACA ACACGTTCGATCCAGCCCTGATAGGCGACAAGCCGAAGTGGTACACCCACCAGCTGCAGCCTGTCCACTATCGAGTGTATGACAGCAGTTCCCATCTGGCCGAGGCGCTGAGCGTGCCGCCGGAGCACGactctgactctgaccctactGATGACAG CGGCAGTGATAGTATGGATTATGATGACTCAAGCTCTTCTTACTCTTCCCTTGGTGACTTTGTCAGTGAGATGATGAAATGTGACATCAATGGTGATACTCCTA ACGTGGATCCTCTGACATACGCGGCACTGGGGGATGCCAGTGAGGTAGCTATTGATGAGCTGCAGAGCCAGAAGGAAGCAGGGGAACCTGGCCCAGACGGCGAGAACTCTCAGGAAAACCTCCCTCTGCGTTCCAGCTCCAGCACCACcgccagcagtagccccagcacCGTTATCCATGGAGCCAGTTCT GAACCTGCCGACTCAATGGAGATGGATGATAAGGCAGCAGTAGGCGTCTCCAAGTCCCTCCCCAGCGTGCCTCCCGGCATTGGCAAAGCGAACGTGGACAGGCGTCAGACAGAAACTGGAGAGGGGTCAGTGCGCTGGCGAACCTATGACAATCCGTACTTCGAGCCCCAGTATGGCTTTCCCCCTGAGGAAGATGATGATGAGCAGGGGGAAAGTTACACTCCCCGATTCAGCCAACATGTCAGTGGCAATCG GGCTCAAAAGCTGCTGCGGCCCAACAGCTTGAAGCTGGCAAGTGACTCAGATGCAGAGTCAGACTCTCGAGCGAGCTCGCCCACCTCCACCGTCTCCAACAACAGCACTGAGGGCTTCGGGGGCATCATGTCTTTTGCCA GCAGCCTGTATCGGAACCACAGTACGAGCTTCAGTCTTTCAAATCTCACACTGCCTACCAAAGGAGCGCGAGAGAAAACCACGCCCTTCCCCAGTCTGAAAG GAAACAGGAGGGCCTTGGTGGACCAGAAGTCATCGGTCATTAAACACAGCCCAACAGTGAAAAGAGAGCCTCCATCACCTCAGGGCCGATCCAGCAATTCTAg TGAGAACCAGCAGTTCCTGAAGGAGGTGGTGCACAGCGTGCTGGACGGCCAGGGGGTTGGCTGGCTCAACACGAAGAAGGTGCGACGGCTGCTGGAGAGCGAGCAGCTGAGAGTCTTTGTCCTGAGCAAGCTGAACCGCACGGTGCAGTCAGAGGACGAGGCCCGGCAGGACATCATCCCAGATGTG GAGATCAGTCGGAAGGTGTACAAGGGCATGTTAGACCTGCTCAAGTGCACGGTCCTCAGTCTGGAGCAGTCCTACACCCACGCAGGTCTGGGTGGCATGGCCAGCATCTTTGCACTTCTGGAGATCGCCCAGACCCACTACTATAGTAAAG AACCAGATAAGCGGAAGAGAAGTCCAACAGAGAGTGTATATACACCAATTGGCAAGGATCCTGGCCTGGCTGGGCGGGGGGACCCAAAGGCCATGGCACAGCTGAGAGTCCCCCAGCTGGGACCTCGGGCAGCAAGTGCCTCGGGAAGGAGTCCCAAGGAACTGGACACCAGAAGTCTAAAGGAGGAGAACTTTGTAGCATCTATCG GGCCTGAAGTAACCAAACCCACCTTTGACCTTGGTGAGACAGAGGAGAAGAAGTCCCAAGTCAGCGCAGACAGTGGTGTGAGCCTGACATCTGGTCCCCAG AGGACTGATCCAGATTCTGTCATTGGTGTGAGTCCAGCCGTTATGATCCGAAGCTCAAGTCAGGACTCTGAAGTTAGCACC gtGAGTAATAGCTCTGGAGAGACCCTTGGAGCAGACAGTGACCTGAGCAGCAATGCAGGTGATGGACCAGGCGGTGAGGGCAGCACCCACTTGGCGGGCTCTAGAGGCGCGTTGTCTGATAGTGAAATTGAAACCAACTCTGCCACCAGTGCTCTCTTT GGTAAAGCCCACAGCTTGAAGCCAAGTGTAAAGGAGAAGCTGGTGGGCAGCCCAGTTCGCTTTTCTGAAGATGTAAGCCAGCGAGTCTATCTCTACGAGGGACTCCTAG GAAGGGACAAAGGATCGATGTGGGACCAGTTAGAGGATGCTGCCATGGAGACCTTTTCTATAA GCAAAGAGCGTTCTACTTTATGGGACCAAATGCAGTTCTGGGAAGATGCGTTCTTAGATGCTGTGATGTTGGAGAGAGAAGGGATGGGTATGGACCAGGGTCCCCAGGAAATGATAGACAG GTACCTGTCCCTAGGAGAACATGACCGGAAGCGCCTAGAGGATGATGAGGATCGTTTGCTGGCCACGCTCCTGCACAACCTCATCTCCTACATGCTGCTGATGAAG GTAAATAAGAATGATATCCGGAAGAAGGTGAGGCGCCTGATGGGAAAGTCGCATATTGGGCTTGTGTACAGCCAGCAAATCAACGAAGTGCTTGACCAGCTGGCAAACCTG AACGGACGAGATCTCTCTATCCGGTCCAGTGGCAGCCGGCACATGAAGAAGCAGACATTTGTGGTACATGCGGGGACAGACACAAATGGAGATATCTTTTTCATGGAG GTGTGTGACGACTGCGTAGTGCTGCGTAGTAACATTGGGACCGTGTACGAGCGCTGGTGGTACGAGAAGCTCATCAACATGACCTACTGTCCCAAGACCAAGGTGCTATGCTTGTGGCGTAGAAACGGCTCTGAGACCCAGCTCAACAAATTCTATACTAAGAAG TGTCGGGAGCTGTACTACTGCGTGAAGGACAGCATGGAGCGTGCCGCCGCCCGACAGCAGAGCATCAAACCCG GGCCAGAGCTGGGCGGCGAGTTCCCTGTGCAGGACATGAAGACTGGCGAGGGTGGCTTGCTGCAGGTCACCCTAGAAGGGATCAACCTCAAGTTCATGCACAACCAG TTCCTGAAATTAAAGAAGTGGTGA